One genomic window of Ziziphus jujuba cultivar Dongzao chromosome 4, ASM3175591v1 includes the following:
- the LOC107417408 gene encoding transcription initiation factor TFIID subunit 6 isoform X1: MSIVPKENIEVIAQSIGINNLSSDVALALAPDVEYRLREIMQEAIKCMHHSRRTRLTADDVDCALSLRNVEVSLPLYGLTSGGPLRFKRAVGHRDLFYIDDKDVDFKDVIEAPLPKAPLDTAVVCHWLAIEGVQPAIPENAPVEVIAAPSDGKKYESKDDELPVDIKLPVKHVLSRELQLYFEKITELAMSKSDSVLFKEALVSLATDSGLHPLVPYFTCFIADEVTRKLNDYSLLFALMRVVWSLLRNPHIRIEPYLHQLMPSVVTCLVAKSLGNRFTDNHWELRDFTANLVASICKRFGHVYSTLQTRLTRTLVNAFLDPKRAITQHYGAIQGLTALGPNVVRLLILPNLEPYLRLLEPEMLVEKQKNEMKRYEAWRVYGALLRAAGRSIYDRLNMFPPLQSPAAHSYWKANARVATISPNKRKRNAEETEQQPPLKKIATDGPMQADSSPFQSQGEPTAIGHSSDTNAEPSSSSGQMPNENTLYSRGRRDEGAGQSLRTSAILSQVWKDDLKSGQLLVTLFELFGEDILSFIPAPEMSLFL, encoded by the exons ATGAGCATTGTGCCAAAAGAGAATATTGAAGTAATTGCACAAAGCATTGGGATAAACAATTTGTCTTCGGATGTAGCCCTAGCTCTTGCCCCCGATGTGGAATATCGCTTGCGTGAGATCATGCAG GAGGCTATTAAATGCATGCATCATTCAAGGAGAACTAGATTGACAGCTGACGATGTTGATTGTGCTCTGAGCTTGAGAAATGTTGAGGTAAGTCTG CCATTATATGGACTTACCTCTGGGGGTCCTTTGCGGTTCAAACGAGCAGTTGGACATAGGGATCTATTTTACATTGATGACAAGGATGTAGATTTTAAAGAT GTGATTGAAGCTCCTTTACCAAAAGCGCCACTTGATACTGCAGTTGTTTGCCACTGGCTAGCTATCGAAGGTGTACAACCTGCAATTCCAGAAAATGCACCTGTAGAAG TAATTGCCGCTCCTTCTGATGGGAAAAAGTATGAATCCAAGGATGATGAACTTCCTGTAGATATTAAATTACCAGTTAAACATGTGTTGTCTAGGGAGCTTCAG ctctattttGAAAAGATCACTGAGCTTGCCATGAGTAAATCTGATTCAGTTCTTTTCAAGGAAGCATTAGTGAGCTTGGCTACGGATTCAGGACTTCATCCATTAGTTCCTTATTTCACATGCTTTATAGCTGACGAG GTTACACGTAAATTGAATGATTATTCACTTCTGTTTGCTTTAATGCGAGTTGTTTGGAGTCTTCTGCGGAATCCTCATATACGCATAGAGCCCTAT CTTCACCAATTGATGCCATCTGTTGTTACTTGCCTCGTGGCTAAAAGCTTAGGGAACAGATTTACAGACAACCACTGGGAACTTAGGGACTTCACAGCCAACCTTGTTGCTTCAATATGCAAAAG ATTTGGTCATGTTTACAGCACTCTTCAGACACGTCTTACAAGAACATTGGTTAATGCATTTTTGGACCCAAAGCGAGCAATCACTCAACACTATGGTGCAATTCAAGGGTTAACTGCCCTGGGTCCCAATGTG GTACGACTTCTTATTTTGCCAAATCTAGAGCCATATCTGCGACTTCTTGAACCAGAGATGCTTGTGGAGAAGCAAAAGAATGAGATGAAGAGATATGAAGCTTGGCGCGTTTATGGAGCCTTGCTG CGTGCAGCAGGTCGATCCATATATGATAGGCTCAACATGTTCCCTCCTTTACAATCTCCAGCTGCACATTCATACTGGAAAGCCAATGCAAGAGTTGCTACGATTTCACCAA ATAAACGAAAGAGAAATGCAGAGGAAACAGAACAGCAGCCACCATTAAAGAAAATAGCAACTGATGGCCCAATGCAAGCTGATTCCTCCCCGTTTCAATCGCAAGGAGAACCTACTGCCATTGGTCATTCAAGCGATACCAATGCAGAGCCATCATCATCTTCCGGGCAGATGCCTAATGAGAACACTCTGTATAGCAGGGGTAGAAGAGACGAAGGTGCTGGTCAATCACTAAGGACATCGGCAATCCTTTCTCAGGTCTGGAAGGATGATTTGAAATCCGGGCAACTTCTGGTAACGTTGTTTGAGCTTTTTGGGGAAGACATTCTTTCCTTCATCCCAGCTCCTGAGATGTCTTTGTTTCTTTAA
- the LOC107417408 gene encoding transcription initiation factor TFIID subunit 6 isoform X2 — protein MSIVPKENIEVIAQSIGINNLSSDVALALAPDVEYRLREIMQEAIKCMHHSRRTRLTADDVDCALSLRNVEPLYGLTSGGPLRFKRAVGHRDLFYIDDKDVDFKDVIEAPLPKAPLDTAVVCHWLAIEGVQPAIPENAPVEVIAAPSDGKKYESKDDELPVDIKLPVKHVLSRELQLYFEKITELAMSKSDSVLFKEALVSLATDSGLHPLVPYFTCFIADEVTRKLNDYSLLFALMRVVWSLLRNPHIRIEPYLHQLMPSVVTCLVAKSLGNRFTDNHWELRDFTANLVASICKRFGHVYSTLQTRLTRTLVNAFLDPKRAITQHYGAIQGLTALGPNVVRLLILPNLEPYLRLLEPEMLVEKQKNEMKRYEAWRVYGALLRAAGRSIYDRLNMFPPLQSPAAHSYWKANARVATISPNKRKRNAEETEQQPPLKKIATDGPMQADSSPFQSQGEPTAIGHSSDTNAEPSSSSGQMPNENTLYSRGRRDEGAGQSLRTSAILSQVWKDDLKSGQLLVTLFELFGEDILSFIPAPEMSLFL, from the exons ATGAGCATTGTGCCAAAAGAGAATATTGAAGTAATTGCACAAAGCATTGGGATAAACAATTTGTCTTCGGATGTAGCCCTAGCTCTTGCCCCCGATGTGGAATATCGCTTGCGTGAGATCATGCAG GAGGCTATTAAATGCATGCATCATTCAAGGAGAACTAGATTGACAGCTGACGATGTTGATTGTGCTCTGAGCTTGAGAAATGTTGAG CCATTATATGGACTTACCTCTGGGGGTCCTTTGCGGTTCAAACGAGCAGTTGGACATAGGGATCTATTTTACATTGATGACAAGGATGTAGATTTTAAAGAT GTGATTGAAGCTCCTTTACCAAAAGCGCCACTTGATACTGCAGTTGTTTGCCACTGGCTAGCTATCGAAGGTGTACAACCTGCAATTCCAGAAAATGCACCTGTAGAAG TAATTGCCGCTCCTTCTGATGGGAAAAAGTATGAATCCAAGGATGATGAACTTCCTGTAGATATTAAATTACCAGTTAAACATGTGTTGTCTAGGGAGCTTCAG ctctattttGAAAAGATCACTGAGCTTGCCATGAGTAAATCTGATTCAGTTCTTTTCAAGGAAGCATTAGTGAGCTTGGCTACGGATTCAGGACTTCATCCATTAGTTCCTTATTTCACATGCTTTATAGCTGACGAG GTTACACGTAAATTGAATGATTATTCACTTCTGTTTGCTTTAATGCGAGTTGTTTGGAGTCTTCTGCGGAATCCTCATATACGCATAGAGCCCTAT CTTCACCAATTGATGCCATCTGTTGTTACTTGCCTCGTGGCTAAAAGCTTAGGGAACAGATTTACAGACAACCACTGGGAACTTAGGGACTTCACAGCCAACCTTGTTGCTTCAATATGCAAAAG ATTTGGTCATGTTTACAGCACTCTTCAGACACGTCTTACAAGAACATTGGTTAATGCATTTTTGGACCCAAAGCGAGCAATCACTCAACACTATGGTGCAATTCAAGGGTTAACTGCCCTGGGTCCCAATGTG GTACGACTTCTTATTTTGCCAAATCTAGAGCCATATCTGCGACTTCTTGAACCAGAGATGCTTGTGGAGAAGCAAAAGAATGAGATGAAGAGATATGAAGCTTGGCGCGTTTATGGAGCCTTGCTG CGTGCAGCAGGTCGATCCATATATGATAGGCTCAACATGTTCCCTCCTTTACAATCTCCAGCTGCACATTCATACTGGAAAGCCAATGCAAGAGTTGCTACGATTTCACCAA ATAAACGAAAGAGAAATGCAGAGGAAACAGAACAGCAGCCACCATTAAAGAAAATAGCAACTGATGGCCCAATGCAAGCTGATTCCTCCCCGTTTCAATCGCAAGGAGAACCTACTGCCATTGGTCATTCAAGCGATACCAATGCAGAGCCATCATCATCTTCCGGGCAGATGCCTAATGAGAACACTCTGTATAGCAGGGGTAGAAGAGACGAAGGTGCTGGTCAATCACTAAGGACATCGGCAATCCTTTCTCAGGTCTGGAAGGATGATTTGAAATCCGGGCAACTTCTGGTAACGTTGTTTGAGCTTTTTGGGGAAGACATTCTTTCCTTCATCCCAGCTCCTGAGATGTCTTTGTTTCTTTAA
- the LOC107417409 gene encoding uncharacterized protein LOC107417409 — protein sequence MQFWIFLFRKENRMSVEVLDSATILNFIEDKEAFHVSVRERFANLDTNNDGLLSYSEMLKELQSLRVFDTDFGIDEKRDPTELDQVYASMFKLFDHDSNGTVDLQEFEAETKRMMIAMANGLGVLPVQMVLEEDSFLKKAVDLECTRLAAAA from the coding sequence AAAGAAAACAGAATGAGCGTGGAAGTATTAGATAGTGCAACCATCCTCAACTTCATTGAGGACAAAGAAGCATTCCATGTTTCTGTACGAGAACGTTTTGCAAACCTAGATACCAACAATGATGGTCTTCTTTCATATTCCGAGATGTTGAAGGAATTGCAGTCTTTGAGGGTGTTTGATACAGACTTTGGAATTGATGAGAAACGTGATCCAACAGAGCTTGATCAGGTTTATGCATCAATGTTCAAGCTGTTTGATCATGACTCCAATGGAACAGTTGATCTTCAAGAGTTTGAGGCCGAAACCAAGAGGATGATGATTGCCATGGCGAATGGGTTGGGAGTCCTGCCGGTTCAGATGGTGTTGGAAGAAGACAGCTTCCTTAAGAAAGCAGTTGATCTAGAGTGCACTAGACTGGCTGCCGCTGCTTGA